Below is a genomic region from bacterium.
ATGATTGTAGAATTAATTTGAGCGAAGGGATAGAAGAATCTAGTGAATACGGAATTCAAAAAATTTTTACTAAAAATGGTGTTCTTTATACAACAAAAGATTGCATTTATAAGTTTTCTTTAGGATTTAAATTATATGTTCCACCACCTATTAAAGCTATTATTAGACCTAGAAGTTCTACTGTATATCGTTTTGGATTGATTTTTGTCGATAGTGGTGTTATTGATAATGATTACTTTGATACTGTCAACTTCAGCTGTTATGCAATTAGGGGCTTAGTGCCAATTAATTCACAAGAAAGAATTGCGCAATTGCTATTTTTTGATAATTATGGTAGGGAAGAAATAGAAACTATTGTAGATGAAGAAATTTATAATAATTTCAAACAAATAATGAAAAATTATATTCAGACTAATAGAGAGGGTGGATATGGATCAACTAATTGACGAATTTGGGACGAACGATTATTATTGTCCCCATTGCAAATCAAAAATGGAAATTAAAATGCTTTTAGTAGCACAATGGACAGGAAGAAAATATAAACTTTATTATCAAAATTATTTGATATGTTCTAAATGTCAATATATGATTCCAGAATTTATAGTTAATGAAAAATCTTTAATTGATCTGGAGGCATTAAAATGCAGTTTATAACATGTCCATATTGTAGAAAGGGATTTTATGTAAAAACCATAAAAGAAGAAGAACCATTTAGTCCTAAACCTTCAGATTTAAATATTGAAGTTTTTGTTATGGCCCCACCTTTCCATGTGGATTTTAATATTGCTAATAATATTTGGATGAAAGAATTACCTAAGGAAGAAAGAAAGATTGATAAAGAAAAATTTATGTCACAATGGATGGATTTATATCAAGTTGTATCGGCAGATTCTATGATTCTTTTAATGCCAAGTAAGCCTAACTTGCAAGATATTACATTTGTAAATTCATTTGTTTCATTATATCTTCCATCTAAGCAAGATTACATAATAGTAATTAGTAAATTTAAGGCTGAAGGTAGGGAAGGTGAATCTGAAGTTGCTAAAGAATTTCTCCAATCATTTGGTTATGAAACTATTCAACCTGAAACATACTTAGAGGGTTATCCAGAGATCAAGCTTGTAACAATAGACAATGATAAAGCCATTTATTGGGGGAATTACGGAATAAGAACACAATCTGAAACTCATGATTGGTTAATGAAACAATTTGATGATATTTATATTATTAAAAGTGAAGTTACAGATGAATATTTATATCACGGCGATTGCACATTTTTTATGCTAGATAATGAAAACGCTATGGTTTGTACTAAAGTAGTTAAAAGAAAACCTATTCGTGAATTAGAGAAATATGTAAATATCTATCCAGTAGATAAAGATTGTGCATATATGGGAATATGTAATAGTTTAAAACTAGGAACTTCATTGGTAATAAATGCATCTAATCTCCATAGAATGTCTAAAAAAGATAAATATTATGATTTAGAAGTGAAAAAAAATGAAACTTTAGAAAAAATCTGCAATGAACTTGGAATTGAGGTAATGTATCTAGATTTGAGTGAAGCAATGAAGATGGGTGCTCTTTTAAGTTGCTTTATAACTCCTTTAAATTATCCAAACTTAATCCTTTTGCCGCCAGACTTAATAAAAAAGGGATAGAAAAATGAAATTATTAACTGAATGGTTAAATTCTGAAGAAACGAAAAAATTAAGAAAAATCAGCATTCATAGAATGTTAGAACAAGTTTTTTTACGTGATCCAATGCGCACCATTTATTACGATCCTGAAATTATGTATAGTCCAGTAGATGGAGTGGTCTTGTATGTCCATGAAAAAATAAATCCAAATGATGAAATAGTTGATATCAAAGGAAAAGTTTATAATTTAAAAAAGGTATTAGAAGATGAAAATTATAATTCGCCAAGTATAGTAATTGGCATATTTTTAACATTTTTTAGTGTGCATATGAGTAGGATTCCAACAAATGGGTTTGTAAAAGTAAGAAGCGTTGATCCAATAATAACAAACAATTTATCTATGCGTGACATGGAAAATGACATATTAAAACAAATAGTACATCCCAAAAGGTTTAGAAGAAGTCTAGAATTTCTATATTACAATCAGAGGGATATTGTTGAAGTAATACATCCGTTAGGTTTTAAATACTATGTAATTTTAATTGCTGATCAAGAAGTAAATGCAAACGTCTTTTTAATAGATGAAGATGGCGAATTTGTCAATCAAGGTGATAGACTTGCAATTATAAGATGG
It encodes:
- a CDS encoding phosphatidylserine decarboxylase, translated to MKLLTEWLNSEETKKLRKISIHRMLEQVFLRDPMRTIYYDPEIMYSPVDGVVLYVHEKINPNDEIVDIKGKVYNLKKVLEDENYNSPSIVIGIFLTFFSVHMSRIPTNGFVKVRSVDPIITNNLSMRDMENDILKQIVHPKRFRRSLEFLYYNQRDIVEVIHPLGFKYYVILIADQEVNANVFLIDEDGEFVNQGDRLAIIRWGSLGELVIPLNNQIEFECLLKSPKKTEDFVYVEAGIDPLVKIKSKKKVLGNNFFKEVN